Proteins encoded together in one Catellatospora citrea window:
- a CDS encoding dynamin family protein, producing MSTGHPPTPQAQWQQARQVAAAAQSVCAAAHTDGPADRIHAAAVRTGAEQAAWIGHHLAGPPPDRRLGALRRLDEVTAAAAQVLTGLDAAAAHLTDRIAIAESDHRELADLDAALAAARAQVTTAADVGRCVEEYVAGHAAALHRAGTAHLARLDRRYFSRAGAVQDRVGRIAGWLRRDRLRVFRDDDRAIAYAKAHAADVAAAAADSARHADEQLRQDVAVVAEVAHAEHVVLEQLTALAPRLRHTAPPPSAPRPPMLIQSVVDTTRIAPALATAAAATVRRADTPAADPAHGVVRRLGAAHAPGRDLPGAWRARALLVERDVLHRHLADAWEQVRARFIQESRASVDATWDHTLAPYLTARDRHLDAWAAVLRDERAALVRELEQLRARQAEALRCRAALAGAMAAPAAARVTSGGRVAPLLQAAAADAADLLRRHPGSRELLADLDRVATGRAELRVAVVAPMKAGKSTLINAIIAEDVLPSRDTAMTGLPTRVVLDGVSAPTLAFDNARLSALRDAQRGLRRRLTGPDGDALAHANPQLAPAITRLRDGVAVSAATGAAAVRALVADINDMLRLTMMLGVDPPAALRAPLQVRVRARRPGETTVVYVDTPGPDEVGASAVLADIVRHQIDAAHVVVVVVDYTRIGSEAAASIAAIVDETMDTLGRDALWAVINRADQRASRDLDPPATRRLVGNLLRIPPEDADRRIVELSALHGLVATRYLAASDPDGEAGRALRELAFPRRRASSPVSAEDLQTAAQDLLAQSGLTELHELVVAQQQEQAGLLAARAVLRRSAALLGGRAEADVPGHGLAGHLADLRWCLSEVR from the coding sequence ATGAGCACAGGACACCCGCCCACACCGCAGGCGCAGTGGCAGCAGGCCCGTCAGGTGGCCGCCGCGGCGCAGTCGGTGTGCGCCGCGGCGCACACCGACGGCCCGGCCGACCGGATCCACGCCGCCGCCGTGCGGACCGGAGCCGAACAGGCCGCATGGATCGGCCACCACCTCGCCGGGCCGCCCCCGGACCGGCGGCTGGGCGCGCTGCGCCGCCTCGACGAGGTGACGGCCGCGGCCGCGCAGGTGCTGACCGGTCTCGACGCCGCAGCCGCACACCTCACCGACCGCATCGCGATCGCCGAGTCCGACCACCGCGAACTCGCCGACCTCGACGCCGCCCTCGCGGCGGCCCGCGCGCAGGTCACCACGGCGGCCGACGTCGGCCGCTGCGTGGAGGAGTACGTCGCCGGGCACGCCGCCGCCCTCCACCGCGCCGGCACGGCACACCTGGCCCGGCTCGACCGGCGATACTTCAGCCGGGCCGGTGCGGTGCAGGACCGCGTCGGCAGGATCGCCGGCTGGCTGCGCCGCGACCGGCTGCGGGTGTTCCGCGACGACGACCGGGCCATCGCCTACGCCAAGGCACATGCCGCCGACGTCGCCGCGGCCGCCGCCGACTCGGCCCGGCATGCCGACGAGCAGCTCCGCCAGGACGTCGCCGTCGTCGCCGAGGTCGCGCACGCCGAACACGTGGTGCTGGAGCAGCTCACGGCGCTCGCGCCGCGGCTCCGGCACACGGCGCCCCCGCCTTCGGCGCCACGCCCGCCGATGCTCATCCAGTCCGTGGTGGACACCACGCGCATCGCTCCGGCACTCGCCACCGCGGCCGCCGCAACGGTGCGCCGTGCCGATACCCCGGCCGCCGACCCGGCACACGGCGTCGTCCGGCGCCTCGGCGCGGCCCACGCTCCCGGGCGCGACCTGCCCGGGGCCTGGCGTGCTCGCGCGCTGCTGGTCGAGCGCGACGTGCTGCACCGGCACCTGGCCGACGCCTGGGAGCAGGTGCGCGCCAGGTTCATCCAGGAGAGCCGCGCCTCGGTCGACGCGACCTGGGACCATACCCTCGCGCCCTACCTGACCGCCCGGGACCGGCACCTCGACGCCTGGGCCGCGGTGCTGCGCGACGAACGCGCCGCGCTGGTCCGCGAGCTGGAACAGCTACGCGCCCGGCAGGCCGAGGCGCTGCGCTGCCGGGCGGCACTGGCCGGAGCCATGGCCGCCCCGGCGGCGGCGCGCGTCACCTCCGGCGGCCGCGTCGCGCCGCTGCTGCAGGCCGCCGCCGCGGACGCCGCCGACCTGCTGCGACGTCACCCCGGCAGCCGCGAGCTGCTCGCGGACCTGGACCGTGTCGCCACCGGCCGGGCGGAGCTGCGGGTCGCGGTCGTCGCGCCCATGAAGGCCGGCAAGTCGACCCTGATCAACGCCATCATCGCCGAGGACGTGCTGCCCAGCCGGGACACCGCGATGACCGGCCTGCCCACCCGCGTCGTGCTCGACGGCGTCAGCGCCCCGACGCTGGCGTTCGACAACGCGCGGCTGTCCGCGCTGCGCGACGCGCAGCGGGGGCTGCGACGCCGGCTGACCGGGCCGGACGGCGACGCTCTCGCCCACGCGAACCCGCAGCTCGCCCCCGCGATCACCCGGCTGCGCGACGGCGTCGCGGTCTCCGCCGCGACCGGCGCGGCCGCGGTGCGCGCACTGGTCGCCGACATCAACGACATGCTGCGGCTGACGATGATGCTGGGCGTCGACCCGCCGGCCGCGCTGCGCGCCCCGCTGCAGGTGCGCGTCCGGGCCCGCCGCCCGGGCGAGACCACCGTCGTGTACGTCGACACGCCCGGCCCGGACGAGGTCGGCGCCTCGGCCGTGCTGGCCGACATCGTGCGGCACCAGATCGACGCCGCCCACGTGGTCGTGGTCGTCGTCGACTACACCCGCATCGGCAGCGAAGCCGCCGCCTCGATCGCCGCCATCGTCGACGAAACCATGGACACGCTGGGCCGCGACGCCCTCTGGGCCGTCATCAACCGGGCGGACCAGCGCGCCTCCCGCGACCTCGATCCGCCCGCCACCCGGCGGCTGGTCGGCAACCTGTTGCGGATCCCGCCAGAGGACGCGGACCGTCGCATCGTCGAGCTGTCGGCGTTGCACGGGCTCGTGGCGACCCGCTACCTGGCCGCATCCGACCCGGACGGTGAGGCCGGGCGTGCCCTGCGGGAACTCGCGTTCCCGAGGCGCCGCGCGTCCTCCCCGGTCTCCGCCGAGGATCTGCAGACGGCGGCGCAGGATCTGCTCGCCCAATCCGGGCTGACCGAACTGCACGAACTGGTGGTCGCCCAGCAGCAGGAGCAGGCCGGGCTGCTGGCCGCCCGCGCCGTGCTGCGCCGGTCCGCGGCGCTGCTGGGCGGGCGCGCCGAGGCCGACGTGCCCGGCCACGGTCTGGCCGGGCACCTGGCGGACCTGCGGTGGTGCCTGTCGGAAGTCCGGTAG
- a CDS encoding response regulator, with protein sequence MTIRVLICDELPVIGDGLRTLLDAVPGIDVIGTTDNGMEAIVLVRTARPDVVVTDLNLRTISGLEMIRRLAKEETPPNVVVFTESDADKTVSDVLHAGVSCLLGKDARPQELITAIHAAAAGQTVLAPSVAQRLVTWFRTQPHRQETVHPGADELTTREREVVRMVARGMSTEEVARELYIGEATVRTHVYRVRTKLGVRDRAELVSLAYRAGLIQSDGPAFGVERVLSPVAARSR encoded by the coding sequence GTGACCATCCGAGTACTCATCTGCGACGAACTGCCTGTCATCGGGGACGGTCTCAGAACCCTGCTCGACGCGGTCCCGGGCATCGACGTGATCGGCACGACCGACAACGGCATGGAGGCCATCGTCCTCGTGCGGACCGCGCGGCCCGATGTCGTGGTCACCGACCTGAACCTGCGGACGATCTCCGGCCTCGAGATGATCCGCAGGCTCGCCAAGGAGGAGACACCGCCCAACGTCGTGGTGTTCACCGAGTCCGACGCCGACAAGACGGTGAGCGATGTACTGCACGCCGGCGTGAGCTGCCTGCTCGGCAAGGACGCCAGACCGCAGGAGCTCATCACCGCGATCCACGCGGCAGCCGCCGGGCAGACCGTGCTCGCGCCGAGTGTCGCGCAGCGCCTGGTCACCTGGTTCCGTACGCAGCCGCACCGCCAGGAGACCGTGCACCCGGGCGCGGACGAGCTGACCACGCGGGAGCGGGAGGTGGTCAGGATGGTGGCGCGGGGCATGTCCACCGAGGAGGTGGCCCGCGAGCTGTACATCGGCGAGGCCACGGTCCGTACCCATGTCTACCGGGTGCGCACCAAGCTCGGCGTGCGCGACCGCGCCGAGTTGGTGTCGCTGGCCTACCGGGCCGGTCTCATCCAGTCGGATGGACCGGCCTTCGGCGTCGAGCGTGTCCTGTCACCGGTGGCGGCGCGTTCGAGGTGA
- a CDS encoding acyl-CoA dehydrogenase family protein — MRFGFTEDQQRFRADVRKTLRSAQVRNAAAQATGADGVEPDARPLYRLLGERGLLAVHWPVEYGGQGRPLTDAAIVAEELVRAGVPDTLHVNTIQIVGQFLLMAGDAEQKRRHLPALARGESFASVLYTEPDAGSDLGALRTVAAPDGDGYRITGTKVFSLKTRFVDLGLCAARTSPDAGKYQGISLFLIDLHAPGVTVSVIPGIGDEHFHQIQLDAVHVPGENLIGARDEGWPLLNEALTIERTGLDYFLKAEHWLQAALDSLIDRDPDSPHVDHVEQIGRWKGALAADHALAWEVLTGIQADRVDPVAAAVAKYHSSELAQSIAAWAVDIPSPEQRADRTGPARILNSAYREAPGLTLSAGTSEVMLQIMAAAFDSLAHQEN, encoded by the coding sequence ATGCGGTTCGGATTCACCGAGGATCAACAGCGCTTCCGGGCGGACGTGCGAAAGACGCTGCGCTCCGCGCAGGTGCGTAACGCGGCCGCGCAGGCCACCGGCGCGGACGGTGTCGAGCCGGACGCCCGCCCGCTCTACCGCCTGCTCGGCGAGCGGGGACTGCTCGCCGTGCACTGGCCGGTCGAGTACGGCGGGCAGGGGCGCCCGCTCACCGATGCCGCGATCGTCGCCGAGGAACTGGTGCGGGCGGGAGTGCCCGATACCCTGCACGTCAACACCATCCAGATCGTCGGGCAGTTCCTGCTGATGGCCGGCGACGCGGAGCAGAAACGCAGGCACCTGCCGGCGCTGGCCCGCGGCGAGAGCTTCGCGTCGGTGCTGTACACCGAACCGGACGCCGGATCGGATCTCGGCGCGCTGCGGACCGTCGCAGCACCCGACGGCGACGGCTACCGGATCACCGGCACCAAGGTGTTCAGCCTCAAGACCCGGTTCGTCGACCTCGGACTGTGCGCGGCCCGCACCTCCCCCGACGCCGGCAAGTACCAGGGCATCAGCCTGTTCCTGATCGACCTGCACGCCCCCGGCGTGACGGTGTCGGTGATACCCGGCATCGGCGACGAGCACTTCCACCAGATCCAGCTCGACGCGGTCCACGTGCCGGGCGAGAACCTGATCGGAGCCCGCGACGAGGGCTGGCCGCTGCTCAACGAGGCACTGACCATCGAACGCACCGGCCTGGACTACTTCCTCAAAGCCGAACACTGGCTGCAGGCCGCGCTGGACTCCCTGATCGACCGGGACCCCGACTCCCCGCACGTCGACCACGTCGAACAGATCGGCCGCTGGAAAGGCGCGCTCGCCGCCGACCACGCCCTGGCCTGGGAAGTGCTCACCGGAATCCAGGCCGACCGCGTCGATCCGGTCGCGGCCGCCGTCGCCAAGTACCACAGCAGCGAACTCGCCCAGAGCATCGCGGCGTGGGCGGTCGACATCCCCAGTCCCGAGCAGCGGGCCGACCGCACCGGGCCGGCCCGGATCCTGAACTCCGCCTACCGGGAGGCGCCCGGACTGACGCTGTCGGCAGGCACCTCCGAGGTGATGCTGCAGATCATGGCCGCCGCGTTCGACTCCCTTGCCCACCAGGAGAACTGA
- a CDS encoding helix-turn-helix domain-containing protein: MQQLAQRLGATEKQIRHALDQLADLSLLTNDESGSLKAVGPSVGLTALLAQAEQEVLERQQQISATREAIAAIALEQERQAQRELSTRLEGIDAVRARIEQLSRNVHSECVSLNPRSTQTPDAKSASTPLNQAMLARGVAMRAIYQESYRNDPALVTHARWLTGLGATLRTASTIPMLAIVYDREVALLPLDPHNSRLGAVEVRSPGMVAAVYALFEQIWAGAMPFGEPAPVDADGLNPQDKQLLSMLAEGHTDEMAARKLGVSLRTVRRMAADLMERLDARSRFQAGLAAGRRGWV, from the coding sequence GTGCAACAGCTCGCACAGCGGCTCGGCGCCACCGAGAAACAGATCCGGCACGCACTCGACCAGCTCGCCGACCTGTCGCTGCTCACCAACGACGAATCCGGCTCGCTGAAAGCGGTCGGCCCCTCGGTCGGGCTGACCGCGTTGCTCGCACAGGCCGAGCAGGAGGTGCTGGAACGGCAGCAGCAGATCTCCGCGACCCGTGAGGCCATCGCCGCGATCGCACTGGAACAGGAACGGCAGGCGCAGCGGGAGCTGTCCACGCGGCTGGAGGGCATCGACGCGGTGCGGGCCCGCATCGAACAGCTCAGCCGCAACGTGCACAGCGAGTGCGTGTCCCTGAACCCGCGCAGTACGCAGACCCCCGACGCGAAGTCGGCCAGCACACCGCTGAACCAGGCGATGCTGGCACGCGGCGTCGCCATGCGCGCGATCTACCAGGAGAGCTACCGCAACGATCCGGCCCTGGTGACCCATGCGCGCTGGCTGACCGGCCTGGGCGCCACGTTGCGGACGGCCTCCACCATCCCGATGCTGGCCATCGTGTACGACCGCGAGGTCGCGCTGCTGCCGCTCGACCCGCACAACAGCCGGCTCGGCGCCGTCGAGGTGCGCAGCCCCGGCATGGTGGCCGCGGTCTACGCCCTCTTCGAGCAGATCTGGGCCGGGGCGATGCCCTTCGGCGAGCCCGCACCGGTCGACGCCGACGGGCTGAACCCGCAGGACAAGCAACTGCTGTCGATGCTGGCCGAGGGGCACACCGATGAGATGGCCGCCCGCAAGCTGGGCGTCTCGCTACGGACGGTGCGCCGCATGGCCGCCGACCTGATGGAACGGCTCGACGCGCGCAGCCGCTTCCAGGCAGGCCTCGCCGCCGGCCGCCGCGGCTGGGTCTGA
- a CDS encoding acyl-CoA dehydrogenase family protein — protein sequence MDLTPDPLFIQVRKALRTALAAVPVLPGVHGAPVADGGCGPTRTVLDELGVADFERPAFVGGLDLGLSAGVLVSAELGRAACGNSYRGDAMAADVGCPAGGVALAGLETLPTGRGVTATPGTDGWELHGTVTLDDPDPALLLVPVTTGSAGPVLVAVPRDAAGVNVQAGCWPPVVRFEATPVTPGDVVGELDHALAGPLARARLRQAAYLLGIADGAHRIAVEYTGWRRQFDTRLRDLPAVSFPLARAMVALRATRAAVYRAAWMVDNEPDTVGTEPIMALAMAAETARDVVRLSMQSCGVRAMTAELGLHRYFRLAAAESTRYGDPAALWRTVGADVVRTARRAAAGTEVPTAATTAV from the coding sequence ATGGACCTCACCCCCGATCCGCTGTTCATCCAGGTCCGCAAGGCGTTGCGTACGGCGCTGGCCGCGGTCCCCGTGCTGCCGGGCGTGCACGGCGCGCCGGTGGCCGACGGAGGCTGCGGACCCACCCGGACCGTGCTCGACGAACTGGGCGTCGCCGACTTCGAACGACCCGCCTTCGTCGGCGGACTCGATCTCGGCCTGAGCGCCGGGGTGCTCGTCAGTGCGGAACTGGGCCGCGCGGCGTGCGGAAACTCCTACCGGGGTGATGCGATGGCGGCCGATGTCGGGTGCCCGGCAGGCGGCGTGGCACTGGCCGGACTGGAGACTCTGCCGACCGGACGCGGCGTCACCGCGACACCGGGCACCGACGGCTGGGAACTGCACGGCACGGTCACCCTCGACGATCCCGACCCCGCGCTGCTGCTGGTGCCGGTCACGACGGGTTCGGCAGGGCCGGTCCTGGTCGCGGTGCCGCGGGACGCCGCCGGGGTAAACGTGCAGGCCGGGTGCTGGCCGCCGGTCGTCCGGTTCGAAGCCACGCCCGTCACGCCCGGCGACGTCGTCGGCGAGCTCGATCACGCGCTCGCGGGCCCGCTGGCCCGAGCCCGGCTGCGGCAGGCCGCCTACCTGCTCGGCATCGCCGACGGCGCGCACCGGATCGCGGTGGAATACACCGGCTGGCGGCGGCAGTTCGACACCCGGCTACGTGACCTGCCGGCAGTCTCGTTCCCCCTGGCACGGGCCATGGTGGCGTTGCGCGCGACCAGGGCGGCGGTGTACCGGGCAGCCTGGATGGTCGACAACGAGCCGGACACGGTCGGCACGGAGCCGATCATGGCGCTGGCGATGGCCGCGGAAACAGCACGCGACGTGGTGCGGCTGAGCATGCAGAGCTGCGGAGTGCGCGCCATGACGGCAGAACTCGGCCTGCACCGGTACTTCCGGCTGGCCGCGGCCGAATCGACCCGATACGGCGACCCCGCCGCCCTGTGGCGGACCGTCGGCGCCGACGTCGTCCGCACAGCCCGGCGCGCCGCGGCCGGCACCGAAGTCCCGACCGCGGCGACAACCGCGGTATAG
- a CDS encoding hsp70 family protein translates to MTGWTLAIDFGTSSTSAAVDDGTAVDLIEVDSSRYLPSAVYVGEEGMAVGRSALSKAAVNPERAVLLPKRALAAQEHVRLGGQSVATVDLVAAVLRHMAAEGARRFGNVAPSRLVLTHPARWGVTERGALADAATAAGLPDPQLVAEPVAAASFYALRGQVPVGSCVGVYDLGGGTYDTAVLRRTENGFELLAVGGDDAIGGEDFDDELERLVGAAARQADPELWEGLQRPGDKVAARARWRLRGDVRVAKEELSRTASQQVIVFDRLDVSVTRGELERAISGDIAATVQEFVATVERAGVGLDELAAVYLVGGASRMPLVSDAITEVLGRLPDLESDPKCVVVQGALQWARLVPPAAPRPRPWRYTGRSSASQLAPAALGGAVVAADSRGWVSVRDAATGAKRWKTDLDRPLHRPVVADGLIVLASREKGLTALRPADGKEAWRLRTEVLTCPPTVADGTVYAATMTGLLAVDTSSGRLRWQHNVGSPAWAAPTVHGALVAVGLDDGRVVAVSTVNGAVRWSYPAGAEIWASGIGYEDLLVIGDVSGRVHAIDAERGLVRWVHEMPGDVEAAPVVHGSGVYAADATGTVRHLDAATGALRRSWQLPAGLRGTGTLLDGELLYLPDSSGTLSVLDLGTGSLRAIEVTGGELSAPAVDSAMIYVASGESVYAVDPRPRAPLAVAR, encoded by the coding sequence ATGACCGGCTGGACCCTGGCGATCGACTTCGGCACGTCGTCGACCTCGGCCGCCGTCGACGACGGCACCGCCGTCGACCTGATCGAGGTCGACAGCAGCAGGTACCTGCCCTCGGCGGTGTATGTCGGCGAGGAGGGCATGGCGGTGGGCCGCTCGGCGCTGTCGAAGGCGGCGGTGAACCCGGAGCGGGCCGTGCTGCTGCCCAAGCGGGCGCTCGCCGCGCAGGAGCACGTCCGCCTCGGTGGGCAGTCCGTCGCGACCGTCGACCTGGTCGCCGCCGTGCTGCGTCACATGGCGGCCGAGGGCGCGCGGCGCTTCGGCAACGTCGCGCCGTCGCGGCTGGTGCTGACGCATCCGGCCCGCTGGGGGGTGACCGAGCGGGGTGCGCTGGCCGACGCCGCGACCGCGGCCGGGCTGCCCGACCCGCAGCTGGTGGCCGAACCGGTCGCGGCGGCGTCGTTCTACGCGCTGCGCGGCCAGGTGCCGGTCGGCTCCTGCGTCGGCGTGTACGACCTCGGCGGCGGCACGTACGACACGGCGGTGCTGCGCCGTACCGAGAACGGGTTCGAACTGCTGGCGGTCGGCGGCGACGACGCGATCGGTGGCGAGGACTTCGACGACGAGCTGGAGCGGCTCGTGGGGGCCGCCGCCCGCCAGGCCGACCCGGAGCTGTGGGAGGGCCTGCAGCGGCCGGGCGACAAGGTCGCCGCGCGGGCCCGGTGGCGGCTGCGCGGGGATGTGCGGGTGGCCAAGGAGGAGCTGTCGCGCACCGCCAGCCAGCAGGTCATCGTCTTCGACCGGCTCGACGTCAGCGTCACCCGCGGGGAGCTGGAGAGGGCGATCAGCGGCGACATCGCCGCTACGGTGCAGGAGTTCGTCGCCACGGTCGAGCGCGCCGGGGTGGGCCTCGACGAGCTCGCCGCGGTGTACCTGGTCGGTGGTGCGAGCCGGATGCCGCTGGTCAGTGACGCGATCACCGAGGTGCTGGGGCGGCTGCCGGACCTGGAGAGCGACCCGAAGTGCGTGGTGGTGCAGGGTGCGCTGCAGTGGGCGCGGCTGGTCCCGCCGGCTGCGCCGCGGCCCCGGCCGTGGCGGTACACCGGCCGCTCCAGCGCGTCCCAGCTCGCGCCGGCCGCGCTCGGCGGTGCGGTCGTCGCCGCCGACAGCCGTGGCTGGGTGTCGGTGCGCGACGCCGCCACGGGCGCGAAGCGCTGGAAGACCGACCTGGATCGGCCGCTGCACCGCCCCGTCGTGGCCGACGGGCTGATCGTTCTGGCCAGCCGCGAGAAGGGGCTGACCGCCCTGCGGCCCGCCGACGGCAAGGAGGCGTGGCGGCTGCGCACCGAGGTGCTGACCTGTCCGCCGACCGTCGCCGACGGGACGGTGTACGCGGCGACGATGACCGGCCTGCTGGCCGTCGACACGTCCTCGGGCCGGCTGCGCTGGCAGCACAACGTCGGCTCGCCGGCCTGGGCCGCGCCGACCGTGCACGGCGCGCTGGTCGCGGTGGGCCTGGACGACGGGAGGGTCGTGGCCGTGTCGACCGTCAACGGTGCCGTGCGGTGGAGCTATCCCGCCGGTGCCGAGATCTGGGCCTCGGGCATCGGCTACGAGGACCTGCTCGTCATCGGTGACGTCAGCGGCCGGGTACACGCGATCGACGCCGAGCGCGGCCTGGTCCGCTGGGTCCACGAGATGCCCGGCGACGTCGAGGCCGCGCCGGTCGTGCACGGCTCGGGGGTGTACGCCGCCGACGCCACGGGCACGGTCCGGCACCTGGACGCGGCCACCGGCGCCCTGCGGCGCTCCTGGCAGCTGCCGGCCGGGCTGCGGGGCACCGGGACGCTGCTCGACGGGGAGCTGCTGTATCTGCCGGACTCCTCCGGGACGCTGTCGGTGCTGGACCTGGGCACCGGATCGCTGCGGGCCATCGAGGTCACCGGCGGTGAGCTGTCGGCGCCCGCCGTCGATTCCGCGATGATCTACGTCGCGTCGGGCGAGTCGGTGTACGCCGTGGACCCGCGGCCGCGCGCGCCGCTGGCGGTGGCTCGTTGA
- a CDS encoding dynamin family protein: MDTQQAQSMDQLQADVLRLLDELIVTVEDAEKDQLIAPVADDRPHSAALRAEADAVRRLELRMPIVAPMKAGKSTLINAIVGHELLPARALAMTTLPTQIELSDTAERPTLRLPTQTQDFFRQLLNTVRPKLPGRRLDELVRAHPHLGGVLGRLNDGRFGDIPAEVVGHGEVQQVLTDINDLVRLAAVVGVPDDTAGSLPQAPVLRTPYRRRPELQESTAQGRLAIVDTPGPDEQGMAPRLTNAVGAELRRSHVVLIVLDYTRMGGEADAKVLKLAEPILDMIGRDKLYVVVNKIDQRSEQGSLPTAELRQLVSSLLDLPDSGPARVFETSAHRALAAARVLTAIDAGVRAEQTADHAAFRSLAELVEPIVRRRARMFTLSITDWREEAQAVWDESGLPELLEGTVTELRRQAMPMVLTSAVAKLQAAVGVVGDAARLRLKAATADRAKVESELNSLRREMVKLENQRAAVPKSGDLMKNLDRHLRGKLDDCRAEASRLIKNLGTDTDDERGFLRGVLSKVFSPLKGRKQRSEGVYAYDEHEKGAAQATLNEINGTATAALRSLLDKARNDMITASAEWTRQRIVEQETAVRPILDSATRRLGVAFDLQLQLPAPEFSAARLDQGSRQPKQEEHQRTRTEIYHEEVRLARYLWFKKGLKERTREVSYVEHTYVVSIPQLRDELNASFKEALNDLTLELQAYVSDDVATQIADYYRRMDAFMTQHQHSLKQVQADWSADDQHRARVQDRVKALAQVVEQHRGQLAALAGQLARGHSA, translated from the coding sequence ATGGACACTCAACAGGCACAGTCGATGGACCAGCTGCAGGCCGACGTGCTGCGGCTACTGGACGAGCTCATCGTGACGGTCGAGGACGCGGAGAAGGACCAGCTGATCGCACCCGTGGCCGACGACCGCCCGCACTCGGCCGCGCTGCGCGCCGAAGCCGACGCGGTGCGCCGGCTGGAACTACGCATGCCGATCGTCGCGCCGATGAAGGCGGGCAAGTCGACGCTCATCAACGCCATCGTCGGCCACGAACTGCTGCCCGCGCGGGCGCTGGCGATGACCACGTTGCCGACCCAGATCGAGCTGTCCGACACCGCCGAACGGCCGACGCTGCGGCTGCCCACCCAGACCCAGGACTTCTTCCGGCAACTGCTGAACACGGTGCGCCCGAAACTGCCGGGCCGCCGGCTCGACGAGCTCGTGCGCGCTCACCCACACCTGGGCGGCGTGCTCGGGCGCCTGAACGACGGCCGGTTCGGGGACATCCCCGCCGAGGTCGTCGGCCACGGCGAGGTGCAGCAGGTGCTCACCGATATCAACGACCTCGTCCGGCTGGCGGCCGTGGTGGGGGTGCCCGACGACACCGCGGGGTCGCTGCCGCAGGCACCTGTGCTGCGGACCCCGTACCGGAGGCGTCCAGAGCTGCAAGAGTCGACGGCGCAGGGGAGGCTGGCCATCGTCGACACGCCCGGCCCCGACGAGCAGGGCATGGCTCCCCGGTTGACCAATGCCGTCGGCGCGGAACTGCGCCGCAGCCACGTGGTGCTGATCGTGCTCGACTACACGCGCATGGGCGGCGAAGCCGACGCGAAGGTGCTCAAACTCGCCGAGCCGATCCTCGACATGATCGGCAGGGACAAGCTGTACGTCGTCGTCAACAAGATCGACCAGCGGTCGGAGCAGGGCAGCCTGCCCACCGCGGAGCTGCGGCAACTCGTGTCCAGCCTGCTCGACCTGCCGGATAGCGGACCTGCCCGAGTGTTCGAGACGAGTGCCCACCGGGCGCTGGCCGCGGCCCGGGTCCTCACCGCGATCGACGCGGGGGTTCGCGCCGAGCAGACCGCCGACCACGCGGCCTTCCGCTCCCTGGCCGAGCTCGTGGAACCGATCGTACGCAGGCGTGCGCGGATGTTCACCTTGTCCATCACCGATTGGCGCGAGGAGGCCCAGGCGGTCTGGGACGAATCGGGGCTGCCCGAACTGCTCGAGGGGACCGTCACGGAGCTGCGGCGCCAGGCCATGCCGATGGTGCTCACCTCCGCCGTGGCCAAGCTCCAAGCCGCGGTGGGTGTCGTCGGCGACGCGGCCAGGCTGCGGCTGAAAGCCGCCACCGCGGACCGGGCGAAGGTCGAGTCCGAACTCAACAGTCTGCGCCGGGAGATGGTGAAGCTGGAGAACCAGCGGGCCGCGGTGCCCAAGTCCGGCGACCTGATGAAGAACCTCGACCGGCATCTACGGGGCAAGCTCGACGACTGCCGGGCGGAAGCCAGTCGACTCATCAAGAACCTCGGGACCGACACCGATGACGAACGCGGTTTCCTGCGCGGCGTGCTGTCCAAGGTCTTCAGCCCGCTCAAAGGTCGCAAGCAACGCAGCGAGGGCGTGTACGCCTACGACGAGCATGAGAAGGGCGCTGCGCAGGCCACCCTCAACGAGATCAACGGGACGGCGACCGCCGCGCTGCGGTCCCTGCTCGACAAGGCCCGCAACGACATGATCACCGCCTCGGCGGAATGGACCCGCCAGCGCATCGTGGAGCAGGAGACGGCCGTACGCCCGATCCTGGACTCGGCGACCAGGCGGCTCGGCGTCGCCTTCGACCTTCAGCTGCAACTGCCCGCCCCGGAGTTCTCCGCCGCACGCCTGGACCAGGGCAGCCGGCAGCCCAAGCAGGAGGAGCACCAGCGCACGCGGACCGAGATCTACCACGAGGAGGTCCGGCTCGCCCGGTACCTGTGGTTCAAGAAGGGGCTCAAGGAGCGCACCCGTGAGGTCTCCTATGTCGAGCACACCTACGTGGTCTCCATCCCGCAGCTGCGCGACGAGCTCAACGCCTCGTTCAAGGAGGCGCTCAACGACCTGACCCTGGAGCTGCAGGCATACGTCAGCGACGACGTGGCCACCCAGATCGCCGACTACTACCGGCGCATGGACGCCTTCATGACCCAGCACCAACACAGCCTCAAGCAGGTGCAGGCCGACTGGAGCGCAGACGACCAGCACCGGGCCCGGGTACAGGACCGGGTCAAGGCACTCGCGCAGGTCGTGGAGCAGCACCGGGGGCAGCTCGCCGCCCTCGCCGGGCAGCTGGCCCGAGGCCACTCGGCATGA